Proteins from a single region of Primulina tabacum isolate GXHZ01 chromosome 5, ASM2559414v2, whole genome shotgun sequence:
- the LOC142545852 gene encoding uncharacterized protein LOC142545852 isoform X3, which translates to MEIWGKLGCDEVELRAYCSKHSEVQHDSSSQNAEDISSAADMDLSKLDDILMDKVALLDNTNGPSSGPRHVYMEAVDRNDIEGVNAHGALNFTLILKKLIDMRKVDAKDVASEIGVAPGSLNSILTDNHMAPELQCKIVKWLKDHAHIASLQKTLKVKIKPVVGPNTVADVAEGANSVSVEKSDISDAVSVKSVPPRRRTKGNLRISGDEKSGPCKEKVDLTTEQDVDTCVHGGEDLNDPPREFLPGVTEVVIYPVLHEDNLLSDPLKIGDKMSRDLSQCHGLARETKKSEQITNDSLLLTNGEFMASSYVHPIIYSKLLQTKNGMLEKTVDYESSDFTDREVSQYEASSSSGHCCHNHSLRATSGDRLSESDGESLDQLIKARNLSMLKLSPEDEVEGELIYYQQRLLCNAVTKNRLSDDVMMKVVRSLPQELDDVGNKKWDAVLVCRYNHELRETKKQGRKERRHREAQAILAAATAAAAASSRISSFRKDTLEESADQEELLKMNAFDLRPGVYSQLNPRVKETLSVSAVARTSPDTCDTFNFASDISKELPRTCDICGRSETILNPILVCSRCKVTVHLDCYCSIESSTGPWHCELCEELFSSQGPGALTTYSLEKPYLIAECVLCGGTAGAFRKSVDGQWVHALCAEWVLETTYRRGQVNPIQRMETVCKGVYSCIVCCRKQGVCLKCSYGHCQSTFHPTCARSAGFHMIVQTIGGKLQHKAYCEKHGSEQRAKADTQSYGVEELKSLKQIRVELERLRLLCERIIKREKYKRELVTCSHHILASSRDSVLSALARHPFYQPAISSESATTSIQGYTDGYKSGSEIVQRSDDTTVDSTVAGKRRIKISISMDNQRPAYGSASQNFHLPKSMERVSVSGKQIPQRHSVVPRNPSDDVENHSKYNKHTETFEKELVMTSDQASMKNQRLPKGFVYVPVQCLSKDKETVPDASSGEPVEHNV; encoded by the exons ATGGAGATATGGGGAAAACTTGGATGTGACGAG GTGGAATTGCGTGCATATTGTTCTAAACATTCAGAAGTTCAGCATGATAGTAGCAGTCAGAATGCTGAAGATATTTCTTCTGCAG CTGACATGGATCTTAGTAAGCTGGATGACATTTTGATGGATAAAGTGGCTTTATTAGATAATACTAATGGACCAAGTTCTGGACCCCGTCATGTTTATATGGAGGCGGTAGATAGGAATGACATTGAAGGTGTTAATGCACATGGTGCTCTCAATTTCACTTTGATACTGAAGAAG TTGATTGATATGCGGAAAGTTGATGCAAAAGATGTGGCCTCAGAGATTGGTGTTGCACCGGGTTCATTGAACTCAATTTTAACT GATAATCACATGGCTCCTGAGTTACAATGCAAAATAGTTAAATGGTTAAAAGACCATGCTCATATTGCTAGCTTACAGAAAACTTTGAAAGtgaagatcaaaccagtagtcgGACCCAATACTGTGGCAGATGTAGCTGAAGGTGCTAATTCTGTTTCTGTTGAGAAATCTGATATTTCTGATGCAGTTTCTGTTAAATCTGTTCCTCCCCGGAGAAGAACAAAAGGAAACTTAAGGATTTCGGGAGATGAAAAATCAGGCCCCTGTAAGGAGAAAGTTGATCTAACCACTGAGCAAGATGTTGATACGTGTGTTCATGGTGGAGAGGATTTAAATGATCCACCTCGGGAGTTTTTACCTGGTGTAACCGAG GTGGTGATTTATCCTGTGCTGCATGAAGATAATTTATTGAGCGATCCCTTAAAAATTGGAG ATAAGATGTCGAGAGATCTATCCCAGTGTCATGGTCTAGCTCGGGAGACTAAAAAATCAGAACAGATTACTAATGATTCGCTCTTGTTGAC AAATGGGGAATTTATGGCCAGTTCATATGTGCATCCAATTATCTACAGCAAACTGTTACAGACAAAGAATGGCATGCTTGAGAAGACTGTGGATTACGAGTCTTCAG ATTTTACAGACCGAGAAGTTTCACAGTACGAAGCATCTTCTAGTTCAGGCCACTGTTGTCATAATCATAGCTTGCGTGCAACTTCTGGTGACAGGCTATCTGAATCTGACGGAGAAAGTCTTGACCAATTGATCAAGGCGAGAAATCTTAGCATGCTGAAATTGTCTCCTGAAGACGAAGTGGAAGGAGAACTTATTTATTATCAGCAAAGGCTCCTTTGCAACGCTGTTACAAAAAACCGCCTAAGTG ATGATGTGATGATGAAGGTTGTTAGGAGTCTTCCGCAGGAGCTTGACGACGTAGGAAATAAAAAATGGGATGCTGTGTTAGTTTGCCGATATAATCACGAGCTTAGGGAAACAAAAAAGCAGGGCAGGAAAGAGCGTCGGCATAGGGAAGCTCAGGCTATATTGGCTGCTGCAACTGCTGCAGCTGCTGCTTCATCTAGAATATCATCATTTAGGAAAGACACGCTCGAAGAATCAGCAGACCAGGAG GAACTTTTGAAAATGAATGCCTTTGACTTAAGGCCTGGGGTTTACTCTCAGTTGAATCCTCGGGTGAAAGAGACTCTTTCTGTGTCTGCTGTTGCCAGAACCTCTCCAGATACATGTGATACTTTCAATTTTGCTTCAGATATTTCAAAAGAACTTCCTAGAACCTGTGATATATGTGGACGTTCTGAGACAATTTTGAACCCAATTTTAGTTTGTTCCAGATGCAAG GTTACTGTACACTTGGATTGCTATTGTAGCATCGAAAGCTCAACGGGGCCATGGCATTGTGAATTATGTGAAGAATTATTTTCTTCTCAAGGTCCTGGAGCTCTGACCACATACTCTTTAGAGAAGCCTTACTTGATCGCAGAATGTGTTTTATGTGGTGGTACTGCTGGTGCTTTTAGGAAGTCAGTAGATGGTCAATGGGTACATGCCTTATGTGCTGAA TGGGTGTTGGAAACAACTTACAGAAGAGGACAAGTCAATCCTATCCAGCGAATG GAAACTGTCTGCAAGGGAGTTTATTCTTGCATCGTTTGCTGTCGAAAACAGGGTGTCTGCCTTAAG TGTAGTTATGGTCACTGCCAGAGCACGTTTCATCCTACTTGTGCTAGAAGTGCTGGATTCCACATGATCGTGCAGACTATTGGGGGAAAGTTGCAGCACAAGGCATACTGTGAAAAGCATGGTTCAGAGCAGAGAGCCAAG GCTGACACTCAAAGTTATGGTGTTGAAGAGCTTAAGAGCCTTAAGCAAATTCGG GTTGAACTGGAAAGATTGCGTCTTCTATGTGAAAGAATTATCAAAAGGGAGAAATATAAG cGCGAATTGGTTACTTGCTCACATCATATTCTTGCTTCAAGTCGAGACTCTGTTCTATCTGCTTTGGCTCGTCACCCTTTTTATCAGCCTGCAATTAGTTCGGAATCAGCTACAACCTCAATCCAAGGCTACACTGATGGCTACAAATCAGGCAGCGAAATAGTACAAAGATCAGACGACACTACGGTTGATAGCACAGTTGCAGGTAAAAGGCGGATTAAAATTTCCATCTCTATGGACAACCAAAGACCAGCCTACGGTTCTGCATCCCAAAACTTTCATTTGCCAAAATCTATGGAGAGGGTTTCAGTTTCTGGGAAGCAAATTCCACAGAGACATTCCGTTGTGCCTCGGAATCCTTCAGATGATGTGGAAAATCATTCTAAATATAATAAA CATACTGAAACTTTCGAAAAAGAGCTTGTAATGACCTCAGACCAAGCATCTATGAAGAATCAGCGGCTACCAAAAGGATTTGTTTATGTTCCGGTTCAGTGCCTTTCTAAGGACAAGGAAACTGTTCCAGACGCATCTTCAGGTGAACCTGTGGAACATAATGTGTAG